A section of the Thermodesulfobacteriota bacterium genome encodes:
- a CDS encoding MarC family protein gives MSHAQLITFVIAMLAITNPIGNLAIFASLTGDKTLQEKRKTALVAGVAILIILIIVTWTGDLLLRAFGIDIASFETAGGLIIALMGISMLHAKPSPIHHGKQDQADAEAKTNVAVVPIAIPIVAGPGAITTIVVNTHHYSTIDDKLMISAVSVVIAIILWIAFYFSAPVSRLLGPSGVNIVTRIMGIILASIAFGMMASGFKALFPGLA, from the coding sequence ATGTCACATGCACAGTTAATCACATTTGTAATAGCAATGCTTGCAATCACAAACCCTATTGGCAATCTAGCAATATTTGCCAGTCTGACAGGGGATAAAACACTTCAAGAAAAAAGAAAAACTGCTTTAGTCGCAGGCGTTGCAATCTTAATAATACTTATTATTGTCACATGGACAGGGGATTTATTGCTTAGAGCTTTTGGAATAGATATAGCTTCATTTGAGACCGCTGGAGGACTCATCATTGCTCTTATGGGTATATCAATGCTTCACGCAAAACCAAGCCCGATTCACCATGGTAAACAAGACCAGGCTGATGCTGAAGCTAAAACCAATGTAGCAGTCGTGCCGATTGCCATACCAATTGTTGCAGGACCTGGGGCTATAACCACGATCGTTGTAAACACCCACCATTACTCAACAATCGATGACAAACTCATGATTTCCGCAGTGTCCGTAGTCATCGCAATAATCCTATGGATCGCATTTTACTTTTCAGCTCCCGTAAGCCGTCTGTTAGGCCCATCGGGTGTGAACATTGTTACCCGTATTATGGGTATTATTCTGGCCTCAATAGCATTTGGAATGATGGCAAGTGGTTTTAAAGCACTATTCCCTGGTCTTGCATAA
- a CDS encoding sigma-70 family RNA polymerase sigma factor: protein MKESSAALNIPDFSCPESEQYLVDLTIDNSCQGEIHALPFNYSEASDEALVCLYTTNKDERAFNEIVSRYNDILIGFAMKFCKNPYDAEDIKQEVLLILATKLHTFKGNSKFSTWLYRVTLNTCYKQINDTNKKNKREIYLDDSFINQTESQSRWARSADEMIQSKEQMKIINIAVNELSDSNKKIFNLKDINGYSNAQIGECMGLSISAVKSRVLRTRLTIKEKITHYF from the coding sequence ATGAAAGAATCTAGTGCAGCGCTTAACATCCCTGATTTTTCCTGTCCGGAATCTGAACAATATCTGGTGGACCTTACAATCGATAATTCGTGTCAGGGCGAGATTCATGCACTTCCATTTAATTATAGTGAAGCTTCTGATGAGGCCTTAGTTTGTTTATATACCACGAACAAAGATGAGCGGGCATTTAATGAAATTGTCAGCAGATACAATGACATCTTGATTGGATTTGCAATGAAATTTTGTAAAAACCCATATGACGCAGAGGATATAAAACAAGAAGTACTCTTAATACTTGCAACCAAACTTCATACCTTTAAAGGTAATTCAAAGTTTTCAACCTGGCTATACAGAGTCACGCTAAACACTTGCTATAAACAAATTAACGACACTAACAAAAAAAACAAAAGAGAGATTTATCTAGATGACAGTTTTATAAATCAGACTGAGTCACAATCAAGGTGGGCGCGGTCAGCAGATGAGATGATTCAGTCTAAAGAGCAGATGAAAATTATTAATATAGCTGTAAATGAGCTTTCTGATAGTAATAAAAAGATATTTAATCTTAAAGATATTAACGGATACTCAAATGCTCAAATAGGGGAGTGCATGGGGCTTTCAATTTCAGCAGTTAAATCAAGAGTTTTGAGAACAAGGCTTACAATAAAAGAGAAAATCACCCACTATTTCTAA